One genomic segment of Strix aluco isolate bStrAlu1 chromosome 9, bStrAlu1.hap1, whole genome shotgun sequence includes these proteins:
- the LIPH gene encoding lipase member H, with product MLRLCVVFIHLLYRVKTDPRETCPAFTALTVGNALIGTDLKVKLLLYTRQNPSCAEELDSTASKYLDVTKKTTFIIHGYRLTGSTPVWIPDLVHLLLSVEDMNVILVDWNRGATTLIYSNASRNCKKVAEILKKLIDEMLVDGASLDSLHMIGVSLGAHISGFVGQMFDGTLGRITGLDPAGPLYRGKPPSERLDPTDAQFVDVIHSDTDGLGYTEALGHIDFYPNGGTDQPGCPLTIFSGLQYFKCDHQRSVFLFMSSLKQSCNITAYPCDSYRNYRNGKCTSCKTFWPMPCPILGYYAHKWKSYLTQQSHPVTSMFFDTADKEPFCIYHYFVDIITWNKDTRRGTLSIVLADETGKKAESKVNPEAAAFQQYNQITLLIGFDQDFENVERISLTFSTGSVTGPKFKLRILQMRFRSLTNPERPQLCRYDLVLVENTKKTFKPIPCGSRS from the exons ATGCTGAGGCTGTGTGTTGTGTTCATCCACCTTTTGTATAGGGTGAAAACAG ATCCCAGGGAGACATGCCCTGCGTTCACTGCTCTCACCGTTGGCAATGCTTTGATAGGGACAGACCTGAAAGTGAAGCTGCTGCTCTACACCAGACAGAACCCAAGCTGTGCTGAAGAGCTCGATTCAACAGCCTCCAAGTATCTAGATGTGACCAAGAAAACTACGTTCATCATCCACGGATACCGACTCACAGGCTCTACCCCGGTCTGGATCCCTGACTTGGTAcatcttctgctttctgtagAAGACATGAACGTCATCCTTGTGGACTGGAACCGCGGGGCAACAACTCTCATCTACAGTAACGCTTCCAGAAACTGCAAAAAAGTTGCTGAGATTCTGAAGAAACTTATTGATGAAATGTTG GTTGATGGAGCATCACTTGACTCCTTGCACATGATAGGAGTGAGCCTGGGAGCACACATCTCTGGCTTTGTAGGACAGATGTTTGATGGTACACTTGGAAGAATCACGG GCCTTGACCCAGCGGGGCCCTTGTACAGAGGAAAGCCGCCTAGTGAGAGGCTGGACCCTACAGACGCACAGTTTGTTGATGTCATTCACTCAGACACCGATG GACTAGGTTACACAGAAGCACTAGGCCACATAGACTTCTACCCCAACGGCGGGACCGACCAGCCTGGCTGTCCACTGACAATATTTTCTG GATTGCAGTATTTTAAATGTGACCACCAGAGGTCTGTTTTCCTGTTCATGTCATCCCTGAAACAGAGCTGCAATATTACTGCATACCCGTGTGACTCCTACAGAAATTACAGGAATGGCAAATGTACCAGCTGCAAAACTTTTTGGCCTATGCCATGCCCCATCCTAG GTTATTATGCCCATAAGTGGAAAAGCTATTTAACACAACAGAGCCATCCAGTGACAAGTATGTTTTTTGATACAGCAGACAAAGAGCCATTCTGCA TTTATCACTACTTTGTGGATATTATTACATGGAACAAAGACACCAGAAGAGGCACCTTAAGCATTGTATTAGCTGATGAAACTGGGAAGAAGGCAGAATCTAAAGTTAATCC AGAAGCTGCAGCCTTTCAGCAGTACAACCAAATCACTTTGCTAATTGGATTCGACCAGGATTTTGAAAACGTAGAAAGAATTTCCTTGACATTTTCCACAGGATCTGTTACTGGCCCAAAATTCAAACTCAGGATTCTCCAAATGAGGTTCCGGTCACTTACAAATCCAGAAAG
- the ANAPC13 gene encoding anaphase-promoting complex subunit 13, whose translation MDSEVQRDGRILDLIDDAWREDKLPYEDVAIPLNELPEPEQDNGGTTESVKEQEMKWTDLALQYLHENVPPTGN comes from the exons ATGGACAGCGAAGTGCAAAGGGATGGCAGAATCCTGGATTTGATCGATGATGCATGGAGGGAAGATAAATTGCCGTATGAGGATGTGGCTATCCCTCTG AATGAGCTTCCTGAACCAGAGCAAGACAATGGTGGCACAACCGAGTCCgtgaaagagcaagaaatgaaGTGGACAGATTTGGCTCTCCAGTATCTCCATGAAAATGTTCCACCCACGGGAAACTAG